One Odocoileus virginianus isolate 20LAN1187 ecotype Illinois chromosome 4, Ovbor_1.2, whole genome shotgun sequence DNA segment encodes these proteins:
- the GPR160 gene encoding probable G-protein coupled receptor 160: MGALNSQNCSFQYQLHQTHQLLDGNCLLFLIIFGKILLNIFTLGMKRKNTHQNFLEYFCISLAFTDLLLFVNISIISYFRDFVLLGIRFTKYHICLFIQIISFTYSFLHYPVFLIACIDYYLNFSKAAKLPFKCQKVCYFFTIVLIWISVLTYVLGDPAIYQSLKAQNVYSHQCPFYIGAQGYWLSFSMVTILFMGFITSWSEVITLVQAVRITSYMNETILYFPFYSHSSYTINSKKTLLPKLIICFLGTWLPFVVLQVIILLLKIQIPAYIEMNIPWLYFVNSFLIATIFWFNCHKLNLRDMALPVDPFVNWKCCFIPIILPNFEQIEKPISVIIC; the protein is encoded by the coding sequence ATGGGTGCTCTTAATTCACAGAACTGCTCTTTTCAGTACCAGCTGCATCAAACACATCAGCTTCTAGATGGTAACTGTCTGTTATTCTTGATTATATTTGGGAAAATACTGTTAAATATCTTTACAttaggaatgaaaaggaaaaacactcATCAAaattttttggaatatttttgcatttcactAGCATTTACTGATCTTCTACTTTTCGTGAATATTTCTATTATATCTTATTTCAGGGATTTTGTGCTTTTAGGCATTAGGTTTACTAAATACCACATCTGCCtatttattcaaattatttcttttacttacAGTTTTTTGCATTATCCAGTTTTCCTGATAGCTTGTATAGATTATTACCTGAATTTCTCTAAAGCCGCCAAGCTTCCATTTAAGTGTCAAAAAGTATGTTATTTCTTTACAAttgttttaatttggatttctgTCCTTACTTATGTTTTGGGAGATCCAGCTATCTACCAAAGCCTGAAGGCACAGAATGTTTATTCTCATCAGTGTCCTTTCTATATTGGTGCTCAGGGTTACTGGCTGTCATTTTCCATGGTGACAATTTTATTTATGGGTTTTATAACCTCTTGGTCAGAAGTCATTACCTTGGTACAGGCTGTTAGGATAACTTCCTACATGAACGAGACTATcctatattttcccttttattcccACTCTTCTTATACCATTAACTCTAAAAAAACACTCTTGCCCAAgttgattatctgttttcttGGTACCTGGTTACCATTTGTAGTGCTTCAAGTAATTATCCTTTtacttaaaatacagattccagcTTACATTGAGATGAACATTCCATGGTTGTACTTTGTCAATAGTTTTCTCATTGCTACAATTTTTTGGTTTAATTGTCACAAACTTAATTTGAGAGACATGGCATTACCTGTGGATCCATTTGTCAACTGGAAATGCTGCTTCATTCCAATTATACTACCTAATTTTGAGCAAATTGAAAAGCCTATATCAGTAATCATTTGTTGA